The Wansuia hejianensis genomic interval CGATTATCATCAACATCGAAGACGGCATTATGGGATTGAGGATTGATTCTGCGATGGGTTCGATGAAAGAAGATATCGACATAGAAAAGTCCGGCAAGGATATCATGATAGGCTTTAATCCCAAATTCCTGATTGATGCTTTGAAGGTTATTGACGACGAAGAGGTTTCCATCTATCTGGTGAATCCGAAGGCGCCGTGTTTTATCAAGGATGATAATGAGAATTATATTTATCTGATTCTGCCTGTTAATATTAACACGTCCCGCTGATGCCTGAGAGGTTTATTCACTGTTACGATTGTTCCACTATGAAGTTTAGGAGACCAGAATATGGAAATAATTAAAATAAAAGACGATTTTATTAAGCTGGGCCAGGCGATGAAGCTGGCCGGCCTGGCAGATGAAGGGGCAGAAGCGAAATCTCTGATACAGGACGGCCTTGTGAAGGTGAACGGGGAGACGGACGCCAGACGGGGCAGGAAACTCTATGAGGGAGATATTTTTTCCTTTGATGGAAAAGACGTAAAAATCGTTAAGTGAAGCTATGTTTATAGAGTCTTTGGAATTAAAAAATTTCAGGAATTACAGCTCTCTGAGCCTTTCTTTTGACGAGGGAACAAATATTTTCTACGGTGACAACGCTCAGGGCAAGACGAATATTCTGGAAGCCATATATCTCTGTGGAACCACAAAGTCCCATAAAGGGAGTAAAGACAGAGAAATTATACAGTTTCAGGAAGACGAATCCCATATCCGTATGATTCTAAATAAAAACAATGTCAGGCACAAGATAGACATGCATCTGAAAAAAAATAAGGCTAAGGGTGTGGCGATCGACGGTTTGCCGATCAGAAAAGCTTCCGAACTTTTCGGCATTGTAAATCTGGTGTTTTTTTCTCCTGAGGATCTGAATATTATAAAAAATGGTCCTATGGAACGGCGGAAATTCATGGACAGTGAATTGTGTCAGTTGAATAAATTTTATCTGCTGCAGCTGATGAATTACAATAAAGTTGTCATTCAGAGAAATAAATTGTTAAAGGATCTTCCATTTACCGGTTCCTTGAAGGATACTCTGGACATCTGGGATGACCAGATGGTTTTTTACGGTACAAGCCTGATCGAAGAGCGAGAAAAATTTATACTTCAAATTAACAACATACTAAGGGAAATACATTTGAACCTGACAGGCGGTAAAGAAGAAATTCAGTTGATTTACGAACCAAATGTGAAAAAAGAGGATTTAAAAAAACAGCTTTTTCAGGGCAGGGACAGAGATCTTAAGTTCAAGCTTTCTTCTGTAGGGCCCCACAGGGATGATTTTTGTATCAGAGTGAATGGAATAGATATCCGCAGGTTCGGGTCTCAGGGACAACAGAGAAGTGCTGCCCTGTCATTGAAGCTGTCGGAAATTTATCTTGTTAAAAATATTATCAAGGATAAGCCGGTGCTTCTTCTGGACGATGTGTTATCAGAATTAGACAGCAGCCGTCAGAATTATCTTTTGAAGAGCATTGACCGTATTCAGACATTTATAACCTGTACAGGTATGGATGAATTTATACATAATCAATTTACAGTTAATAAAGTTTTTGAAATAGTAAATGGAACAGTTCAGAATCAGTAACATACTGTCCGAAAATCAGGAGGAAATTTATGAATACAGAAGGAACTGAAACAAATCAGGAATATGGAGCCGACCAGATCCAGATATTAGAAGGTCTGGAAGCTGTGAGGAAACGTCCCGGTATGTATATCGGAAGCACCTCAAGCCGCGGTCTTCATCATCTTGTATATGAGATTGTGGACAACGCGGTGGATGAAGCGCTGGCGGGACACTGTAATAATGTGGATGTTTCCATTAAT includes:
- a CDS encoding RNA-binding S4 domain-containing protein gives rise to the protein MEIIKIKDDFIKLGQAMKLAGLADEGAEAKSLIQDGLVKVNGETDARRGRKLYEGDIFSFDGKDVKIVK
- the recF gene encoding DNA replication/repair protein RecF (All proteins in this family for which functions are known are DNA-binding proteins that assist the filamentation of RecA onto DNA for the initiation of recombination or recombinational repair.) codes for the protein MFIESLELKNFRNYSSLSLSFDEGTNIFYGDNAQGKTNILEAIYLCGTTKSHKGSKDREIIQFQEDESHIRMILNKNNVRHKIDMHLKKNKAKGVAIDGLPIRKASELFGIVNLVFFSPEDLNIIKNGPMERRKFMDSELCQLNKFYLLQLMNYNKVVIQRNKLLKDLPFTGSLKDTLDIWDDQMVFYGTSLIEEREKFILQINNILREIHLNLTGGKEEIQLIYEPNVKKEDLKKQLFQGRDRDLKFKLSSVGPHRDDFCIRVNGIDIRRFGSQGQQRSAALSLKLSEIYLVKNIIKDKPVLLLDDVLSELDSSRQNYLLKSIDRIQTFITCTGMDEFIHNQFTVNKVFEIVNGTVQNQ